One region of Epilithonimonas zeae genomic DNA includes:
- a CDS encoding DUF5689 domain-containing protein: MKTYTTIKTLVFSAMVAMTFTSCVKDDDWNAPEILCNNRFDAPTITMADFVKLAPAPANSTTYSATTYKVPADGAPVIFDGYIVSSDENGNFYKTISFQDKPENPTVGLQMEVDKASNYADFPVGAHVRIKANGLVLGLDRGTIKIGSVDPTYAIGRIPSILLTRYLAGVCDGNRMDIATLVPTKLPNLDAAKNEKYINTLVQVSDVQFSEDLITPVHKTFLEYVAGVGQDTDRAIYGKNGNNTIIRNSGYSTFGANLLPEKSGDLTFVVSRYNGAFQMLIRSLSDINFTNNRFLPGAPDNPSASAVNLFAGADFENWATFLSSVNNFGLKTYATQGVGLGYNGTNSLQIKGTPTANDYVFTSVATTGLPTKPKRITMYIKGTATGKSLSFNVYKTSGSPAYYTYNLGTFATGAILSPSDANAYTGSINTNGQWRLIEINVSTLTDMNLAAGKDIFAIKTGTNGVYDLQIDNITIE; the protein is encoded by the coding sequence ATGAAAACATATACAACAATCAAAACATTGGTCTTTTCTGCAATGGTTGCAATGACCTTTACTTCGTGTGTGAAAGATGATGACTGGAATGCACCAGAAATTCTTTGTAATAACAGATTTGATGCACCAACAATAACAATGGCAGATTTTGTTAAATTGGCACCAGCTCCTGCTAACTCTACAACTTATTCAGCGACTACTTATAAGGTTCCTGCTGATGGCGCTCCAGTAATATTTGACGGATACATAGTTTCTTCTGATGAAAATGGTAATTTTTATAAGACTATTTCTTTTCAGGACAAACCAGAAAATCCAACTGTAGGATTACAGATGGAGGTGGATAAAGCATCTAATTATGCTGATTTTCCTGTCGGAGCACATGTTCGTATCAAAGCTAATGGATTAGTTTTAGGATTGGATAGAGGTACAATAAAAATTGGATCTGTAGATCCAACTTATGCAATTGGAAGAATTCCGAGTATTCTTTTAACAAGATATTTAGCAGGTGTTTGTGATGGAAATAGAATGGATATTGCAACTTTAGTTCCTACAAAACTTCCTAATCTTGACGCTGCGAAAAATGAGAAATATATTAATACATTAGTTCAGGTTTCAGATGTACAGTTTTCTGAGGATCTCATTACGCCTGTTCATAAAACTTTCTTAGAATATGTTGCGGGTGTTGGACAAGATACTGATAGAGCTATTTATGGAAAGAACGGAAATAATACGATTATTCGAAATTCGGGTTACTCTACATTTGGAGCTAATTTACTACCAGAAAAAAGTGGAGATTTAACATTCGTTGTTAGTAGATATAATGGTGCATTTCAGATGTTAATTAGAAGTCTATCTGATATCAATTTTACTAATAATAGATTTTTACCAGGTGCACCAGATAATCCTTCAGCTTCTGCCGTAAACCTTTTTGCAGGGGCAGATTTTGAAAATTGGGCTACTTTCCTATCAAGTGTTAATAACTTCGGACTTAAAACTTATGCAACTCAAGGTGTAGGTTTAGGCTATAATGGTACAAATTCCTTACAAATTAAAGGAACTCCGACAGCTAATGACTATGTATTTACTTCTGTTGCAACGACAGGCTTACCGACTAAACCGAAAAGGATTACAATGTACATCAAGGGAACTGCTACAGGTAAATCTCTTTCATTCAATGTGTACAAGACATCAGGAAGTCCAGCATACTATACATACAATCTAGGAACATTCGCAACTGGAGCTATCCTATCTCCTTCAGATGCTAATGCATACACGGGATCTATCAATACTAATGGACAATGGCGATTAATCGAAATTAATGTTTCTACTCTAACAGATATGAATTTAGCTGCAGGGAAAGATATTTTTGCTATTAAGACAGGAACCAATGGTGTTTATGATCTTCAAATAGATAATATAACAATCGAGTAA
- a CDS encoding DUF4126 domain-containing protein codes for MEHILPYLLSAFIGIGLAAASGFRVFLPLFAVSLSSYLGWIPMSDNFEWLSGLPTLITTGVATVIEILAYYIPVVDNFLDTLSIPLATIAGSVLFASQFMELETFPQWALALIAGGGTAATIASGFAGTRAASTATTAGIGNNIVATTETAGAGLMSVLSIFLPVIAFILAIVLIIAVLFFGRKLWRKMKTQNSGIF; via the coding sequence ATGGAACATATTCTACCTTACCTTCTGAGTGCTTTCATCGGAATTGGATTAGCTGCGGCTTCTGGTTTTAGAGTCTTTCTACCTCTCTTTGCGGTTAGTCTTTCATCTTATCTTGGATGGATTCCTATGAGTGACAATTTCGAATGGCTTTCTGGATTACCAACCCTTATCACAACTGGCGTTGCAACAGTTATTGAGATTCTGGCTTATTATATTCCTGTTGTTGATAATTTTCTGGATACGCTTTCTATTCCTTTAGCAACTATTGCGGGATCAGTTCTTTTTGCCAGCCAGTTTATGGAGTTGGAAACATTTCCTCAGTGGGCTTTAGCTTTGATTGCCGGAGGCGGAACAGCTGCAACGATTGCTTCTGGATTTGCCGGAACACGAGCCGCTTCTACCGCCACAACTGCAGGAATAGGAAATAATATTGTTGCAACCACAGAAACTGCCGGAGCTGGATTGATGTCGGTTCTTTCTATCTTTCTTCCTGTTATTGCTTTTATCCTTGCAATTGTATTAATTATTGCTGTCTTATTTTTTGGACGTAAGCTTTGGAGGAAGATGAAGACACAGAATTCTGGAATATTTTGA
- the rnpA gene encoding ribonuclease P protein component translates to MDTNSYPSHEKLKKKYEIDLLFAKGKWLSVDNVRIIHLKSSDKLSIDNHKIGVSVSKKFFKRAVDRNRIKRLLRESYRLNKSVYINAFGDRSIAMLFWASKELPGSFSVVEKQFLDLCKKRTG, encoded by the coding sequence TTGGACACAAACAGTTACCCTTCTCACGAAAAACTGAAGAAAAAGTATGAGATAGATTTGCTTTTTGCTAAAGGGAAGTGGCTTTCTGTAGATAATGTCAGGATTATCCATCTGAAATCTTCTGATAAACTTTCGATAGACAATCATAAAATAGGTGTTTCTGTTTCAAAGAAATTTTTCAAAAGAGCCGTGGACAGAAACCGCATAAAACGCTTGTTAAGAGAATCTTACCGCCTCAACAAATCTGTTTACATCAATGCTTTTGGAGACCGATCTATTGCGATGCTTTTTTGGGCTTCTAAGGAATTACCCGGAAGTTTTTCTGTTGTTGAAAAACAGTTTCTGGATCTTTGCAAGAAAAGAACTGGATAA
- a CDS encoding ThiF family adenylyltransferase encodes MDKFWLERTELLIKDKGIEKLQNAKVLVVGLGGVGSFAAEFLARAGIGKMIIADGDVVDITNINRQLPALHSTVGQHKVELVGDRLMDINPNLELTKINEFLEPERMEELIKSEKFDYVLDCIDSLTPKLALMITCRRNKVKLVSSMGAGGKTDPSKVMVRDLHKTRDCLLARQVRKRLKKEKINKGFRCVFSTEVQDESSLKMTDGSNFKRSFYGTISFIPALFGLYAAAEVINHLTGRQ; translated from the coding sequence ATGGATAAATTTTGGTTAGAACGCACCGAATTACTGATAAAAGATAAAGGCATTGAAAAACTGCAAAACGCTAAAGTTTTAGTGGTTGGTTTAGGCGGTGTAGGTTCCTTTGCAGCAGAATTTTTGGCGAGAGCAGGAATCGGAAAAATGATTATTGCTGATGGCGATGTTGTTGACATAACCAATATTAACAGACAACTTCCAGCACTTCATTCAACTGTTGGTCAACATAAAGTAGAGTTGGTTGGAGACCGATTAATGGACATCAACCCAAATCTTGAGCTTACAAAAATTAATGAGTTTTTGGAGCCGGAAAGAATGGAAGAATTAATCAAATCAGAAAAATTCGATTACGTTTTGGACTGCATTGATTCTTTGACCCCGAAATTGGCATTAATGATAACTTGTCGCAGAAACAAAGTCAAATTAGTTTCATCTATGGGAGCAGGCGGAAAGACCGATCCAAGCAAAGTAATGGTTCGTGACCTGCATAAAACAAGAGATTGTCTATTGGCGCGACAGGTAAGAAAACGTTTGAAAAAAGAGAAAATCAACAAAGGTTTCCGATGCGTTTTTTCAACAGAAGTTCAGGATGAAAGCAGCCTGAAGATGACTGACGGAAGTAATTTCAAGAGATCTTTCTACGGAACAATCAGTTTCATTCCTGCACTTTTCGGATTATACGCCGCTGCTGAAGTTATCAATCATTTAACCGGAAGACAATAA
- a CDS encoding TatD family hydrolase — protein sequence MDFLDFHHHKQNKTGIYNLNLNEAIPLGNFSVGLHPKDISENWTSDFEKIKNISLSKNCLAIGECGLDGLINIDENLQNEIFQNHISWAEEIKKPIIIHCVRRFSQILHYKKAKVPLVIHGFNKKENIGKELLEAGFYLSFGKAGLDNLSLQKLIKDFPIQKMFLETDDADFDIAELYEKVSEIKSIPLENLKTQMWENLENVVNYG from the coding sequence ATGGATTTTTTGGATTTTCACCACCACAAACAAAATAAAACCGGGATTTATAATCTAAATCTTAACGAAGCCATTCCACTAGGTAATTTCTCGGTTGGTTTGCATCCAAAAGATATTTCAGAAAACTGGACATCCGATTTCGAAAAAATAAAAAATATTTCCTTATCAAAAAACTGTCTTGCCATCGGCGAATGTGGGTTGGACGGATTAATTAACATCGATGAAAATCTTCAAAACGAAATTTTTCAAAATCATATCTCTTGGGCAGAAGAGATCAAAAAACCAATTATCATCCATTGTGTCCGTAGATTTTCGCAGATTTTACATTATAAAAAAGCTAAAGTTCCGTTGGTAATTCACGGTTTCAATAAGAAAGAAAATATTGGAAAAGAACTTTTGGAGGCAGGGTTTTATCTCAGTTTTGGAAAAGCAGGATTAGATAACTTATCTTTGCAAAAATTGATTAAAGATTTTCCCATTCAAAAGATGTTTTTGGAGACCGATGATGCAGATTTTGACATTGCAGAATTGTATGAAAAAGTATCAGAAATCAAATCCATTCCTTTGGAAAACCTGAAAACCCAAATGTGGGAAAATCTTGAAAATGTTGTTAATTATGGATAA
- a CDS encoding TetR/AcrR family transcriptional regulator produces MRKKFTDKQTKILDVAEELIAKKGFDGTSVRDICTKAGINVAMISYYFGSKEKMMSYLYQYRVQRTKESFSEFAQTIKEGKPEMQMKEIVNYVISLLFKYSYFHGFVTQEMRSLDNVKDDLLEFYQTCVGRLDEIIKRGIVSGVFHNAPKSEDILTMIIGSTLFVIRNKNFYEIYVPANNDAQYMKEAEQKLKNSTLLSVFALLDYDAD; encoded by the coding sequence ATGAGGAAAAAATTTACTGATAAACAAACAAAAATTCTGGATGTTGCTGAGGAACTGATTGCTAAAAAAGGTTTTGACGGGACGTCTGTACGGGATATTTGTACCAAAGCGGGAATCAATGTTGCAATGATTTCTTACTATTTTGGTTCCAAAGAAAAGATGATGTCTTATCTTTATCAGTACCGTGTGCAAAGGACAAAGGAGAGTTTTTCTGAGTTTGCGCAAACTATAAAAGAAGGAAAACCGGAGATGCAGATGAAGGAAATCGTGAATTATGTGATTTCTTTGTTGTTCAAGTACAGCTATTTTCACGGTTTTGTGACTCAGGAGATGCGTTCTCTGGACAATGTGAAGGATGATCTTCTGGAGTTTTACCAGACTTGTGTGGGCAGATTGGATGAGATTATCAAAAGAGGAATAGTTTCCGGTGTTTTTCACAATGCACCAAAATCTGAGGATATCCTGACGATGATTATTGGTTCAACTTTGTTTGTAATCAGAAATAAAAACTTTTACGAAATCTATGTTCCTGCAAACAACGATGCGCAATATATGAAAGAAGCTGAACAAAAACTGAAAAACAGTACATTGTTAAGCGTTTTTGCTTTGTTGGATTACGATGCAGATTAG
- a CDS encoding serine hydrolase domain-containing protein, with the protein MKKIINVVLVIIASVIVLIYITGYNYLFRGIQLTYLRGKNGPTIDDGKDFPSKTISRGNPKPWPIDISYNKQPLSPALERHLMDTKSVSFLAIQHGKLLQEHYWDGYNKNTLSNSFSMANAITVLLMGKAIDDGRIERINQPFSDFYKEFSNDKFGKNLTLENLASMQAGLDWENDYKNPFSKNAATYYGFSISDIVFKSKFKHNPGEKFEYQSAAPQLLGFAVGRAVQMPLSMYASAKLWKPLGMEHNAEWSVDGLGIEKSFCCVHSTARDFAKIGSLLLNKGKFEDIPWINENFVDKMTTPAENSNGVYGMGIWINNDSQIHHYYMHGILGQYVIMIPEYDMIIVRLGNEQAPEKDSKNRPKEVEFYVNEALKFATKN; encoded by the coding sequence ATGAAAAAAATTATCAATGTTGTTCTGGTAATCATTGCTTCTGTTATTGTCCTCATCTACATCACAGGATACAATTATCTGTTCCGGGGGATACAATTAACATATCTGCGAGGTAAAAACGGGCCAACCATTGATGATGGAAAAGATTTCCCTTCAAAAACCATTTCCAGAGGAAATCCAAAACCTTGGCCTATTGATATCAGTTATAATAAACAACCTTTGTCTCCAGCTTTGGAAAGACATTTAATGGACACAAAATCTGTTTCATTTTTGGCAATCCAACACGGCAAACTTTTGCAAGAACATTATTGGGATGGCTATAACAAAAATACACTCAGCAATTCTTTTTCTATGGCCAATGCAATTACTGTTTTATTAATGGGAAAAGCTATAGATGATGGTAGGATAGAAAGAATTAATCAGCCTTTTTCAGATTTTTATAAAGAATTTTCAAATGATAAGTTTGGAAAAAATTTAACTTTAGAAAATCTCGCCTCAATGCAGGCCGGACTCGATTGGGAGAATGATTATAAGAATCCTTTTTCCAAAAATGCAGCAACTTATTATGGCTTTTCCATTTCGGATATTGTTTTCAAAAGTAAGTTTAAACATAACCCGGGTGAAAAGTTTGAATATCAATCTGCTGCACCACAATTATTAGGTTTTGCAGTAGGCAGAGCCGTTCAGATGCCATTATCAATGTATGCTTCAGCCAAACTTTGGAAACCTCTCGGGATGGAACACAATGCAGAATGGTCGGTTGATGGTCTTGGTATAGAAAAATCGTTTTGCTGCGTCCATTCTACCGCCAGAGATTTTGCTAAAATTGGATCTTTACTTTTAAACAAGGGAAAATTCGAAGACATCCCTTGGATCAATGAAAATTTTGTTGATAAAATGACAACACCTGCAGAAAATTCCAATGGTGTTTACGGAATGGGAATCTGGATTAATAATGATTCTCAAATTCATCATTACTATATGCACGGAATCCTCGGTCAATATGTCATTATGATTCCGGAATATGATATGATTATCGTAAGATTAGGCAACGAACAAGCTCCAGAAAAAGATTCTAAAAACAGACCAAAAGAAGTAGAATTTTACGTCAACGAAGCTTTAAAATTTGCAACTAAAAACTAA
- a CDS encoding M48 family metallopeptidase yields MNRFLLVLILSVFSFSNAQNNYKPIDTADYLLRKNFLTTYIKDSETYNKKQREKYEGKTGREISAALSRFQKDFQDEVKNKNFVFNTAFNQYVNQLVEQILKSNSLDFPNLKVLVEKDNSPNAYCMGDGTLVVNMGLFNWVDNEGQLASVICHELGHLFLDHSIKIQLENIQLGKDGKAEAKTLTLVQNNKGEKAHQFYKRQLYKFSAQKRKQENEADSLGYIYYQKSNFSRPDFRKALLNLKKYDTISPKMVKVETYKQFFDLPNHPFKEQWMKKEDFSGYDYSHYKEKIDKDSVASHPEIEARIQYLDKHFPLQDLVSKEEPKPDFLDLQKIAKMEVLPNFYQSEDYGVGIYSALQFLQKEDSDKDYYKYWLGKNFEKIYEARKNYKLNRYLDRVDPKNQSESYQQFLNFMWNLSLDDIKYITEFYNKKSL; encoded by the coding sequence ATGAATAGATTTTTATTGGTTTTGATTTTGAGTGTATTTTCGTTTTCTAATGCTCAAAACAACTACAAACCGATTGATACGGCAGATTATCTACTGCGGAAAAATTTTTTGACAACTTATATCAAAGATTCTGAAACTTATAATAAGAAGCAAAGGGAAAAATACGAAGGAAAAACAGGAAGAGAGATTTCTGCAGCTTTATCAAGATTTCAAAAGGATTTTCAGGATGAAGTGAAGAATAAGAATTTTGTGTTCAATACGGCGTTCAATCAATATGTAAATCAGCTGGTTGAACAGATTCTTAAAAGCAATTCTCTGGATTTTCCAAACCTGAAAGTTCTGGTAGAAAAAGATAACAGCCCAAACGCCTATTGTATGGGAGACGGAACTTTGGTTGTGAATATGGGTCTTTTCAATTGGGTGGATAATGAGGGGCAATTGGCATCTGTGATTTGTCACGAGTTGGGGCATCTTTTTTTGGACCATTCCATCAAGATTCAGTTAGAGAATATTCAGTTGGGAAAAGATGGAAAAGCTGAAGCTAAAACTTTGACATTAGTTCAAAATAACAAAGGTGAGAAAGCGCATCAGTTTTACAAAAGACAATTGTACAAATTCAGTGCACAGAAAAGAAAGCAGGAAAATGAGGCAGATTCTCTTGGTTATATCTATTATCAGAAATCGAATTTTTCCAGACCAGATTTCAGAAAGGCATTGTTGAATTTGAAAAAATATGATACGATTTCTCCAAAAATGGTCAAGGTTGAAACCTATAAACAGTTTTTTGACCTTCCGAATCATCCTTTCAAGGAACAATGGATGAAAAAGGAAGATTTTTCCGGCTACGATTATTCTCATTACAAAGAGAAGATAGATAAAGATTCTGTGGCTTCGCATCCTGAGATAGAAGCGAGGATACAATATCTTGACAAACATTTTCCTTTGCAGGATTTGGTTTCAAAAGAAGAACCTAAACCGGATTTTCTTGACCTGCAGAAAATAGCGAAAATGGAAGTCCTTCCTAATTTTTATCAATCAGAAGATTATGGCGTCGGGATTTATTCTGCTTTGCAATTTCTTCAAAAAGAAGATTCGGATAAAGATTACTACAAATATTGGTTGGGAAAGAATTTTGAAAAAATATATGAAGCTCGGAAGAATTATAAACTCAATCGTTATCTGGACAGAGTTGATCCAAAAAATCAGAGCGAAAGTTACCAGCAGTTTCTCAATTTTATGTGGAACCTAAGTCTGGATGATATCAAATACATTACCGAATTTTATAATAAAAAAAGTCTCTGA
- a CDS encoding DUF445 domain-containing protein gives MNDELKKQQLKRYKTLATGLFILMAVTFITMTILQKENHSHWIGYIRAFSEAAMVGALADWFAVTALFNYPLGLKIPHTNLIENSKEKIGDNLGNFVVDNFLSPQNIRPYIQKLKVSVYVGDWLSKERNQDVLINELSSILKDIINKLDDESVVNFISNKAEEMTDSIKLNSVIGNGIEYLLNKNDHQKIITNLSSQIKNYILENQQIVSERVGKESFFLIPKSVDNKIAEKITKGLSDYFLEVEENLNHPLRAEIKNKILDFSQELKEEPKWETEFDSIKSDFLQSDKIKQYSSDIWQSLKSSLIKELSEKDSKLKSYVRKNINEFVFNLQNDEQFQNRIDNWVRLTAYKYILKNTRNFGELISTTVGNWEGKELSRKLELEVGKDLQFIRINGTIVGGLVGLLIYTIANYI, from the coding sequence ATGAATGATGAATTGAAAAAACAACAGCTCAAACGCTACAAAACTCTTGCGACAGGATTATTTATTCTGATGGCGGTTACTTTCATAACAATGACGATTTTGCAAAAAGAAAATCATTCGCATTGGATTGGCTACATCCGTGCGTTTTCTGAAGCAGCAATGGTCGGTGCTTTGGCAGATTGGTTTGCGGTGACGGCTTTGTTTAATTATCCTTTAGGTCTTAAGATTCCGCATACCAATTTGATTGAAAATTCTAAAGAAAAAATTGGTGACAATCTCGGAAATTTTGTGGTTGATAATTTTCTATCACCTCAGAATATTCGTCCTTATATTCAGAAACTAAAAGTTTCGGTTTATGTAGGGGATTGGCTTTCCAAAGAGAGAAATCAAGATGTTTTGATTAATGAATTATCTTCAATTCTTAAAGATATTATTAATAAACTCGATGATGAATCGGTTGTTAATTTTATTTCGAATAAAGCCGAAGAAATGACAGATTCCATCAAATTAAATTCAGTCATCGGAAACGGAATCGAATATCTTCTCAACAAAAATGACCATCAGAAAATCATTACAAACCTCAGTTCCCAAATCAAAAATTATATTCTTGAGAATCAGCAAATAGTTTCCGAAAGAGTAGGAAAGGAGAGTTTCTTTTTGATTCCGAAATCTGTAGATAATAAAATTGCAGAAAAAATCACCAAAGGTTTAAGCGATTATTTTCTGGAAGTTGAAGAAAATCTTAATCATCCATTACGAGCTGAAATCAAGAATAAAATTCTGGATTTTTCACAAGAACTAAAAGAAGAACCAAAATGGGAAACAGAATTTGATTCTATCAAATCCGATTTTCTGCAAAGTGATAAGATCAAACAATATTCATCTGACATTTGGCAATCTCTGAAATCGTCATTAATCAAAGAATTATCCGAGAAAGATTCTAAACTGAAATCTTACGTCAGAAAAAACATTAACGAGTTTGTTTTCAATCTTCAGAATGATGAACAATTCCAAAACCGAATTGATAATTGGGTTAGATTGACGGCCTATAAATATATTCTGAAAAATACCCGGAATTTTGGTGAGTTAATTAGTACAACCGTTGGCAATTGGGAAGGTAAAGAACTCAGCCGAAAACTGGAACTGGAAGTAGGGAAAGATTTGCAATTCATCAGAATCAATGGAACCATCGTTGGTGGACTGGTTGGTTTACTGATTTACACGATTGCGAATTATATTTAA
- a CDS encoding DUF6909 family protein, which produces MANSRARETTEAIERLYVSMRHLFYRGFFKPSGVSGESLRKLLMVINPEIYGSMSIPNKIELDGLLYVLDRLPEGIEECSFIHLTSDEGFDKGSFEPIVPKKRRRNCYRIDEHQMNIEVLLGRSEIYDILTHLTFLYLEADKIKNIGFDLDNEGRPKRIWKIIEEVAKGDKKYSRKEKEVALIHLSSFLGRTFDETLNAYNNFGDDKNPDRLFKIIYWLGQISLDDWRETREREIYFSAILQERVGHHLFGERWANKIKNILVENNLHMRPLHIISANMHSVKNMLFANEALNKKATKEVDYKLFADISNKKDLQEKILDHALKEGMIYIDDNSGSNIDVQIIDLSKTELKNSVFANHKYKGDDVILVFDYAFGEQAYEVMDELLRPYEVNGEVYMMKVKSVSIMGKAGILTGGKGDIMIPTSHIFEGTADNYTFENALKLEDFVDDEVKAFEGPMITVLGTSLQNKDILSYFMTTSWKAIGLEMEGAHYQKAIQVASKIRHHISPDLFVMYAYYASDNPLETGSTLSSGGLGLTGVKPTYMITHKIIEKILEKK; this is translated from the coding sequence ATGGCAAATTCAAGAGCAAGAGAAACCACAGAAGCTATCGAAAGATTATATGTCTCTATGAGACACTTATTCTATAGAGGATTTTTCAAACCATCTGGAGTGTCGGGCGAATCGTTAAGAAAATTATTAATGGTCATCAATCCCGAAATCTACGGAAGTATGAGTATCCCTAATAAGATAGAACTGGACGGTTTGCTTTATGTTCTTGACCGTCTTCCGGAAGGCATCGAGGAATGTTCTTTTATACACCTGACTTCTGACGAAGGTTTTGACAAAGGAAGTTTCGAGCCAATCGTTCCTAAGAAAAGACGTAGAAACTGCTACAGAATAGATGAACACCAGATGAACATCGAAGTTCTTTTGGGACGTTCTGAGATTTATGATATCCTGACTCACTTGACTTTCCTTTATCTGGAAGCTGATAAAATTAAAAATATCGGTTTCGATTTGGATAACGAAGGTCGCCCAAAGCGCATCTGGAAAATCATTGAAGAGGTTGCAAAAGGCGATAAAAAATACAGCAGAAAAGAAAAAGAAGTAGCTTTGATTCATCTTTCCTCTTTCTTAGGAAGAACTTTTGATGAAACTCTGAATGCTTATAACAACTTCGGAGACGATAAAAACCCTGACCGTTTATTCAAAATCATTTATTGGTTAGGGCAGATCAGCCTTGATGATTGGAGAGAAACAAGAGAAAGAGAAATCTATTTTTCAGCCATTCTTCAGGAACGTGTTGGTCATCACCTTTTCGGGGAAAGATGGGCGAACAAAATCAAAAATATTCTTGTAGAAAACAATCTTCATATGCGTCCGCTTCACATCATCAGTGCCAATATGCACTCGGTGAAAAATATGCTTTTTGCCAATGAGGCGCTTAACAAAAAAGCTACAAAAGAAGTAGATTACAAATTATTTGCTGACATTAGTAACAAGAAAGATCTTCAGGAAAAAATCCTAGACCACGCGTTGAAAGAAGGAATGATTTATATTGATGACAATAGCGGAAGCAACATTGATGTTCAAATCATTGACCTTTCTAAAACTGAACTAAAAAATTCGGTTTTTGCTAATCATAAATATAAAGGCGACGATGTGATTTTGGTTTTCGATTATGCTTTCGGCGAACAAGCTTACGAAGTAATGGACGAGTTGTTAAGACCTTATGAAGTGAACGGCGAAGTTTATATGATGAAAGTAAAATCGGTTTCGATAATGGGGAAAGCAGGAATCTTGACTGGAGGAAAAGGCGACATTATGATTCCCACGTCTCACATTTTTGAAGGAACTGCAGATAATTATACTTTCGAAAACGCTTTGAAATTGGAAGATTTTGTAGATGATGAGGTTAAAGCTTTTGAAGGACCAATGATTACGGTTTTAGGAACGTCACTTCAAAACAAAGATATTTTATCCTATTTTATGACGACTTCTTGGAAAGCCATCGGACTGGAAATGGAAGGTGCGCATTACCAGAAAGCAATTCAAGTAGCGAGCAAAATTCGCCATCACATTTCTCCGGATTTGTTTGTGATGTACGCTTATTACGCTTCTGATAATCCATTAGAAACAGGAAGTACATTATCTTCCGGCGGACTTGGACTCACAGGTGTAAAACCAACTTATATGATTACACATAAAATCATCGAGAAAATTCTTGAAAAGAAATAA